The Streptomyces taklimakanensis nucleotide sequence CTTCCTGCGGCTGCCGAAGATCCTCGACAGCCTGGAGGCGCTCCCCCAGGACCGGCCGATCGAACTGGACCTGTCCGGGCTGAGCCACGTGGACCACGCCTGCCGTACGGCACTGGAGAACTGGGCCGAACGACACACCACGGCCGGCACCGACCCGGTGCGGGTCCTGGTGGCCTGACCGCCGGAACACGGCCGCGCGGCCCGCCGGCCCGGGGCACGGTGGAGGTCCCGGACCGGTGGCGTGCGACGCGGCGGCGTCACAGTGCTGCCGGGGCGCTCCCGCCCACACGGGGGTGCCCCGGCAGCGGGCCGCGCGGGGCGGTTGGTTCGCGAGGTGGCCAACGGCCATGCCGTGGGCAGGCCACAACCGGCCGAGGCGGGCACGGGCACCAAAAGCGACGGCGAGGAAGTACCGGATGGTGTGGAGCGCATCGGCGTCACGGGCCGCCGGGACTCCGTGGTGCCCGACCGGGTCGCAGTGACAACGCGGGACGCGGTGGCTCGGCGCAGGCGGTGGGCGGCCTCTTCCCCGTGACGCCGGCCGGGATCCTTGGGCGTGACGCCGACGCGCCGTGCCGATCCGGTGCCGACGCTTCCTCCGACGATCATCCGTAATCCCACGTTCTGGACAGACTCCAACCGGTTCGTGAGATGCATGAGATCGTTGCGGCGCCCGCACCGGTCGCGCGGTCTTGCCACGAGGGGGCCTGTGCCGCCGTGCGGGACCGTCGGCCCTTCACGTCGGCGGCCGAACTCCACCTCGTGGGAAAGTCCCGGAAATGACCGCTCCCGCCGCCGGCCCCGCCCGGGCACGGCTTCAGTCCCCGTCCCAGTCCCCCGCCGAGGCCGCGCCCGTCAACTCACGGTCCCGCGTCCTGGTCGCCAGCCTCATCGGCACGACGATCGAGTTCTACGACTTCTACATCTACGCAACCGCCGCGGTCCTGGTCTTCCCGACGCTCTTCTTCCCGAGCAGCGATGCGACCACGGCCCTGCTCTCCTCCTTCGCGGTCTTCGGCGCGGCGATGATCGCCCGCCCGATCGGTGCGATCGTCTTCGGCCACCTCGGTGATCGCCTCGGCCGCAAGGGCACCCTGGTGGCCTCGCTGCTCACCATGGGCATCGCCACCTTCCTGATCGGCGTCCTGCCCACCTACGCGCAGGCCGGCTGGATCGCCACGGCACTGCTGGTGCTGATGCGACTCGCCCAGGGCTTCGCGCTCGGCGGCGAGTGGAGCGGCGCGGCCCTGGTCGCCACCGAGAACGCACCCGCCGGGAAGCGCGCGCTGTGGGGCACGTTCCCGCAGCTCGGAGCTCCGTTCGGGTTCATCATCGGCAACGGCCTCTTCCTGATCATCGGCGCGCTGCTGCCCTCCGAGGCGGGCGCCGACCCCTCGCAGCCCTCCGACGCCTTCCTGAGTTGGGGGTGGCGGATCCCGTTCCTGTTCTCGGCCGTCATGGTCGCGATCGGTCTGTGGGTGCGGATGCGCCTGGTCGAGTCGCAGGTCTTCGCGAAGACGCAGGAGACCGGCAAGGTTCGCAAGCTGCCGCTGGCCACCGTCTTCCGCCACCACTGGAGGCAACTGCTCCTCGGCACCTTCGCGATGCTGGCGACGTACGTCCTCTTCTACCTGATGACGACGTTCTCGCTGAGCTACGGCCGCACCGCCGAGGACGCGGACGTCCCGGGCCTCGGCTACGGCTACACCACCTTCGTCCTGATGATGATCTTCGGCGTGCTGTTCTTCGCCGCGTTCACCCTGGTCTCCGGCCCGCTCGCGGACAGGTACGGCCGCCGCAAGACCCTCGCCTGGGTCACCGCCGGCATCGTCGTCTTCGGCCTGGTCTGGGTACCGCTGATCGGCCTGGGCACGCTCGGCGTGGTCCTGTGGCTGGTCCTGGGCTTCACCCTGATGGGCATGACGTTCGGCCCGATGGGCGCTCTGCTCCCGGAGCTCTTCCCGACCAGTGTCCGCTACACCGGCTCCGGCATCTCCTACAACGTCAGCTCCATCCTCGGCGCGGCCGTCGCCCCCTTCGTCGCGGTCGCCCTCTGGGAGGCCGGTGACGGCTCCCCGTGGCTGGTCGGCGTCTACCTCTCCGTGATGGCCGTCCTCACCCTGACCGCTCTCCTCCTCGGCAAGGAGACGAAGGACCTCGCCCTGGACGAGGGCGAGGTCCCGGAGCCCCACGCCCGTACCGAGGCCCCGTCCGCCTGACCCGGACCGGACCCGGTGACCATCCGGTGCCCGCGGCCGGAACGGGCCGCGGGCACCGTCGCGTCCCGGGCCGGGCGGGCAACGTACCGCCCACCGCCCAACGGGGTCCCCGCCCCCGGCCCGGCGCGGCGGCACGCCGCCGAGAGGGCCTCCTCCGCGCTCCGCCGCGCCGCGGGGTCAGTCCTCCACGTGGGTCACCCGCACCGGGTCGAAGGCGACCCGGGTACGCGCGCCGCCCGCCCAGACGACCTCGACGCCGCCGGCGTCGGCGGTCGTCTCGGTGACGGCCTCCGCCAGGGGGACGGGGTTCGGCCCGGCGGTGAGAACGGCCAGGCAGGCGTACGGTGAGGCGCCGTCCGCCGCGCCGGTGAGGCGCGGCACCCGGGCCCAGCGTGTCCAGGCGGTGCCCTGCGGGGCGCGCACCGTCTCCGGTGCGGGGTCCCAGCCGTGCAGGGGGTGCAGCGCCGAGACCAGGTCCTCCTCCGGCCCGGTGGCCCAGCCGGTGTGCGTGACGCGGGCCCCGGCCGGTGCGCCGGTCACCCGGTGCACCCGCAGTTCGTACGGCCCCCGCGCCACCGTCACGCTCTCCACCCGCAGCCCCGGCACCATCGGCGGCCCGCCCGCGAACACCGGCCGATGCCAGGAGGCCGCCCATCCCCAACCGGCACCGCCGCCCGCTCCCAGGGGATGGATGCGACGCCGCACGCTGCGGCGGCCGTCCACCTCGACCGACAGGTGGTTGTCGGCGACGTTGCCGGGGGCCGTCGGGCCGGTGCGGGTCGAGTAGGCCTGGCGCCCGTAGTGCGGATCCTCCTCGGCCGCCGCCTCTCCCTCGTGCGGCCGCACGTGGTCGCTGCCGTGGTTGTGCAGCCGTACGATCCCGTCGCCGCGCGTCGACTGCACCAGCAGCCCGGGCACCGGCAGGGCGAGGACCCGGTCGGCCTCCTCCACCGGCGCGGCCCGCTCCACCTCCGTCCACAGCGGATGGTCCGCCGGTGCCAGCAGCGACACGAACGCCTTCGACGCCCAGTACGGGGAGGCGGGACCGGAGTACGACTGCAGCGTCGCCTCGTGCGGGCCGTACCAGCCCGGGCTCAGCAGTCCGTCCCCGGTCAGTGCCCCGCGGTCGAGGAAGTGGCGCAGACCGCCGCTGGCCAGGCGACGGGAGGCGCCCGGCGTCAGCGGCGTGTGCCCGGTCAGCGCGCCCAGCCCGACGGCCGCCGAGGCCGCGAAGCGGTAGGTCAGCGACCGGCCGAAGTGCAGCGGCGCCCCGTCCGCGCCGAACGTCGACGCGAACCCCTCCAGGTGGGCGCGGAGCCGGGCACCGTACCGGGCGCCGAGCTCGTCGTCCCCGGCCAGGTGGGCGTCGAGCACCGGGTACAGGTGCAGGGCCCAGCCGTTGTAGTGGTCGAAGGCGCGACCGTCCCCGTCGGAGTACCAGCCCTCGCCCAGGTACCAGCCCTCCATCAACTCCAGCGCCCGTTCCCGTGCCGCGGCGGTCTCGGCGTCGCCGCGGCCCACGGACTCCAGGAAACCGGCCACCGTGTACGGGAACAGGTACCAGTTGTTCGGCGCGGGGGTGTGCCGCAGCGCCCCGCGCAGCCACTGCTCGGCCCGGTCCCGCACGTCCTCGTCGAGGTTCTCCCACAGCCAGGGCGCGGTCAGCCGCAGGCCGAGCGCGACCGAGGCCGACTCCACCATCGGCTGGCCCTGCACGTCGTGGTCGAGGATCAGCGGCCAGGATTCGGTGTCGTCGCGGCCGGGCGTGCGGGTGCCCGCGGCCAGGCCCCGCGCGTAGCGTTCCAGCCGGCCGTGCGGATCGTCGCCGCCGGCACCCGCCACCCGGAACGCGGCCGCGAGGAAGGTGCGGGCGTAGCCCTCCAGGCCGTCGGAGCGCACCCCGGAACGGGAGGGTCGGCCCGGCAGGTCGAGCAGGGCGTCGCCCGGGGTGCTCCAGCGCCAGGCCGCTGTCAGCAGCCCGTCCGCCACCGCTTCCCAGTGGGCTCGGGTGTAACCGGTGTACGGGCTCGACACCCGGTCCTCGGCGGGCAGGTCGAACGGGATGCTCATGCGATGAAGGCCAGCCTTTCGCGTCGTACGGGGTAGAGGAAGCCGGAGCCGGATGCCCAGCGGGTGGTCTCGGCCAGGGCGAGGTCGGCCAGCCGGCGCCACTCGTTGCCCTGGGACCCGGCGAGGTGCGGGGTGATCAGCGCGTTCTCGCAGTCCCACAGCGGGTGGTGCGGCGGCAGCACCTCGGGATCGGTGACGTCGAGCACCGCTCGGATGCGGCCCGCCAGGACGGCGTCGGTGAGCGCCTCCTGGTCGACGACCGCGCCGCGCGAGGTGTTGATCAGTACGGCGCCGTGCGGCATCGCGTCGATCAGGGAACGGTCGACCAGGCCGCGCGTGGTCGGCAGCAGCGGGGTGTGCACGCTGACGGTGTCGCAGCGCGCGAACAGCTCCGGCAGCTCCACGCGCCGGACGCCGAGACCGGCCGCGGCGGCGTCGTCGACGTACGGGTCGTGCAGCAGGACCTCGACGTCGTGCGGGCGCAGCAGTTCGATCACCCGGCGGCCGATCAGGGAGGCGGACAGGATGCCGACGGTGCGGTGGTAGTTGCCGACACCGCGCGGGGTGCGCAGCCAGTCCCCGCGGTCCCGGGAGGCGCGGTACTCGCGGGCCCGCTCCAGCACCCGCTTGCCGGTGAGCAGGATCATGCCGAGCGTGTACTCGGCCACCGGCACGGCGTTGGCCGCGGCGGCGGAGGACACCTCGATGCCGCGCTCCCAGCAGGCGTCGGTGACATGGCCGCGGACGCTGCCCGCGGTGTGCACCACGGCCCGCAGTCTCGGGGCCGCGTGCAGCACGGAGGCGTCCAGGGGCGGACAGCCCCAGCCGGTGATCAGCAGATCGACGTCGGCGAGCACGGAGCGGGCCCGCTCGGTGGTCAGGTCGTCCAGCACCGGGGGCGGGGCGAGTTCGCAGACCGTGCCGAACGCGCGGAGCGTCTCGGGGTCGAGGACGGCCGCGGCGGCGTCCGGGGACATGGCCAGGGCGGCACGCGGACGGAAGCCGGGGCCGGGTGTTGCCTCACTCATGGGGAAGGAGGGACTCCTCACTCGGTCGGGCCACCGGGTCGGGGCCCGGGACTACTTGACGGATCCCGCCGTCAGGCCGCTGCGCCAGAAGCGCTGGAGCAGGACGAAGGCGAGGATCAGCGGCAGGACGGCGAGCAGCGAGCCCATGATCACCACGGGGTAGTACTCCGGCGAGACCGACGCCGAGCTGTTCCACGCGTACAGACCGAGGCTGACCGGGTACAGATCCTGGTCGGACAGCATCACCATGGGCAGGAAGAAGTTGTTCCAGATCGCGGTGAGCTGGAACAGGAAGACGGTGACCAGACCGGGCCCGAGCATGCGCAACGCCACCCGGACGTAGGCGGTCAGCTCGCCGGCGCCGTCCACGCGCGCCGCCTCCAGCACCTCGTCGGGGACGTAGCCCCGGCTGAAGATCCGGCCGAGGTAGACCCCGAACGGGTTGAACAGGACCGGGATGAACACCGCCCAGAAGGTGTTGACCAGACCGGCGCCCGAGGCCATCAGGTACAGCGGCAGCGCGAGCACGGTCTGCGGGACCATGACCGCCGCCAGTACCAGGCCGAACAGCTTCTCCTTGTGCCGGAAGGCGTACTTGTCGAAGGCGTAGCCGCAGGCCACGCTGATCAGCGCGCCGACGGCGGCACCCACCACGGCGTACAGCAGGCTGTTGGCGTACCAGCGCCCGTACTGACCGCCGTCCATGGCGAACAGGTCGCCGAGGTTGGACGGGAACGAGAAGTCGCTCGGCGACAGCAGGTCGCTGCCGAACAGCGCGTCGCGGCTCTTGGCGGCGGCGAGCACCAGCCACAGCACGGGCAGCAACGTGTACAGGACGGACAGGGCGACGACGGCGTTGACCGTCGTGCGGCCGAGCAGGCGGGGGCACGGCAGGGCGCTGCCGGTGGCGCTCATCGGGCCTCCTCGGCGGCGTCGGCGCGGCTGGTGAAGCGGGTGACGCCGTAGGACAGGGCGATGGTGAAGACCAGCAGGACGACCGAGGCGGCCGCCGCCAGGCTGTAGTTGTTGCGGGTGAACGCCGCGTCGTAGATGTACATGCTGGGTGAGAACCGGGAGCTGATCATGGGTGAGGACTGGCTGAGCAGCATCGGCTCGGTGAACAGCTGGAGCGCCCAGATCAGGGTGAACATCGCGACCATGACGATCGAGGCGCGCACCAGCGGGGTCTTGACCTGGAGCGCCGTGCGCACCGGGCCCGCGCCGTCCACGACGGACGCCTCGATCACCTCGCGGGGCACGGCCTGCAGGGCGGCGTAGAAGATCATCGTGTTGTAGCCGAGGTTGCTCCACAGCGCGATGTTCACGATGGAGGGCAGGACGGTGTGCACGCCCAGGAAGTCGAGGGTGATGTCGGCGCGGGCGAACAGGTCGATGACCGGGCTGATGCCGGGCGTGTACAGGTACAGCCAGATCAGGGCGGCGATGATGCCGGGGACGGCGTGCGGCAGGAACAGGCCGAGCTGGGCCCAGGAGCGCAGCCTGACCACGCCGGAGTCCAGCAGCAGGGCGAGGGCGAGCGCGCCGACGACCATGAGCGGTATGTAGAAGAGGCAGTACAGGGCGACGGTGCCGAGTCCGCCGAGGAACGTGGGGTCGGTGAGGACGGCGGCGTAGCCGCGCAGTCCGACGAAGACCGTGCGCTCGGGGCCGAAGCCGAGGCCGGGCTGGTCGTCGCTGTAGAAGCTCAGCCGGACGGCCGTGCCGACGGGGATCAGGAAGACGGTGACCAGCAGGGCGAAGAACGGCGCCATCAGCACACCGCAGGCGGTCGCCCGACGGCGCCGGGCCGCCCTGCGGGCGCGCACGGAGGAGGGCGCCGGGGTGGGGGCGACCGCGTTCGGCGTGCCGGCCGGCCCCCGGGGCCGGATGGTCGTGGTCATGGGGTTTCACCTGCCTTTCGGCGGCTCAGGTGCTGTGCTGGGTGGTGGACAGGCCCAGGGCCCTGAGGTCGGGCATGGTGCCCTCCTGTGCCGTGCGCATGGAGTCGACGAGGCTGCCCTGACCGGCGCCGACGCGGGCGAAGGAGTCCTGCATGATCTTCTGTGTGGCGCTCATCCGCGGGCCCCACACCCAGCCTTCGCGGATCCTCTCCGCCTCCTGCTCGAAGAGCCGGTAGACGTCCTGGCCGCCGTAGTAGGAGCGGTCGAACGCCTCGCGCCCCACGGCGACCAGGTCCGGAGCGGCCGGGTACTGGCTGCTGGTGCCGCTGGAGAGCCGGGCGCGCAGGGCGTCGGGGTGGGAGACCTGCCACTCGATGAACTCCATGGCGGCCTCGGGGTGCCGGCTGTCCTTGGTGACGGCGAAGGTGGAGCCGCCGTGCGTCCCGACGGCCGGGCTGCCGGTGTCCCACTGCGGCAGTGGGGCGATCCGCCACCGACCCCTCTGTCCGGGTCTCGCGTTCATCTGCGCGCCCGCGTCCCAGGCGCCGCTGAGACGGGTCAGCACCAGGCCGTCGCCGATCTGGGCGTCGGCCTGCCTGCTCTCGACGGCGTTCACGAACACGTCGTCGCGGTCGATCAGTTCCTGCCAGTACCGCGCGACGCGCCGGGTGGGCGCGTCGGCGAGGGAGACGTTCCAGGCACCGCGGGAGGTGTCGAACCAGTGGGCGCCCGCCTGCCAGGCGTACGCGGCGAACTGCGTCATGCCGTCCGTCGGGAACAGCGCCAGCCGCCGGTCGGGCGCCTTGCGGTGCACGCTGCGGGCCAGTTCGGCGAACTCCTCCCAGGTCCGCGGGACCGTCAGTCCGTAGTGGTCGAACAGGTCGACGCGGTAGTGCATCACCATGGGTTCGACGTCCAGCGGCACGCTGAACACCCGTCCCTCGAAGGTGGTCAGTCCGAGCGCCTGCGGCAGCAGTCTGCGGCGCAGACCGTCACCGACGAGGTCGGTGACGTCCCGGGCCACGCCGTCGATGGCGTACCCCGGCACCTGCGGGTACTCGATCGTGGCCACGTCCGGGGCGTTGCCGGCCCGGGCCGCGTTGCTGAGCTTGGCGTAGCCGCCCTGCCCTCCGGAGGGGATCTGCTGGAAGTCGACCTGGATGCGGTCGTGCGTGCCGTTGAACGCGTCGACCACTTCCCGGCTGCCGCGCAGGGCGGACCAGAAGGTGATGCGCGTGGTCCTGCCCGTGCCGCGCCGCCGGGCTCCGTCTCCCCCACTGCAGGCGCTCACGGCTCCTGTCAGGGGGACGGTGGCCAGCGCGGCGAGCGCGGACCGACGACTGTGCCGACCGGGCATGGCGCCTCCCGTGGCTTCCGCGTGTCCGGGACACGCTCGGTGGGGACACCGGAATCCTCGCCACCCGGGCCGAAGCGGTCAATAGACCGATCAGAAGAAAATAAAACGTTCAAACGCTCATCCGGTTGGCCGGTCCACCGCACGGGTCGAGCCGCGCACCGACAGCCGCGGCAGCAGTTCCACCCGCCGCACGGCCGTCCCGCGGGAATCCGTCAGCCGACGCAGCAGCAGGTCGGCGGCCACCCGCCCCACCTCTCCCTTGGGCGGTGAGACGGCGGTCAGCGGCGGCGTGCCGAGGCCGGCCACCACATCGTCGTACGCCACCACCGAGCAGTCCTGCGGCACCCCGACCGCTTCCTCCGCCAGCCGCTGCACGATCATCAGCGCGTCCACATCGCCGTGCAGCACCATCGCGGTCGCCCCCACCTTGCGCAGCAGCGCCGACGGTTCGGCCGTCTCGTCCGCCGCGTACGGCCCCTCGTCGCCCGCCTCCGGCGAACTCAGCATCCACGCCCACTCCTCCACCAGCGGATGCGCGGCGGCGATCTGTGCGAAGGCGGCCCGCAGCGTGCGCGCGGTCGGGCTGTCGTCCCGCGTGGCGAACACGATGCGCCGGTGGCCGAGCCCCACCAGGTGCTCCACGGCGAGATGGGCGCCGTACCAGTGGTCCGAGCACACCGAGTCCAGGGCGTGCAGCGCGCTGCCCGGCCGCGGGCGCCGTTCCATCAGCACCGTCGGCACGTCCAGCCCGGCGAGCCACCCGTAGTCGCCCTCCTCGTCCGCGCGGCCGCGCCACCGGGGCGCCAGCAGCAGACCCCGCGCGCCGTCCGCGAGGGCCCGCTCCACCAGCGGGCGCTCGGCACCGGCCACTTGCGGGGCGATGTGCAGCGCGAAGCGCAGACCGGCCTCCTCCAGCACCGTGCGGGCGCCGTGCAGGGTCTCGGTCAGGTACGTGTGGCGCTCCGGCACCACCACGGCCACCCGGTCCCCGTCCGCCACGTCGCCCGCGGGCACCTCGGGGACCGGCACCGTGGAGCGCACGATGCCGTGTCCCCGGCGCAGCTTGCCCTCCCGGGTCAACTCCTCCACGTCCCGGCGCACCGTCACCACGGAGACCTGCAGCTCGTCGGCGAGGTCGCGCACCCGTGCGGTGCCGCGCGCCCGGACCGCGGCCAGAATCCGCTGACGCCTGAGATCGACCGGCTCCCGCATCAGGCCCTCCCGGACGGCCGATGTTCGTTTGAACGCTTTCCGCATCATCATACGATCGCCACATCGGAGGGCACGGTGGCGGGCAGGACGGCAAGCACTTCGGGGCAGGTGGTGCGAACCTTCCGCCGGTCAGCGTGGTTCCCGAGCACCTTTACGGAGAACCGAGTTCGCAGGTGGGAGTCCCACCACGGGCGAGTGACGGGAGGAGGGCCCTCCCGCGGCCACGTGGTTCGTCACCGGCGCCTGCCGAGGACCGGCCGCCACGGCAGTTCGTTCCCGGCGGCGCCACGGGCCCGAGGACCGTCGGCCGGACGGGCCGCCCGACGGTCCGGGGTCGGTTCCGTGACCGCGATCCGTCACGCCGGTTCGACCGGGAACCACAGTTCGCAGGTCGCGGTGGTGAAGTCGTCCGAGCGTTCGAGGACCGCGACGATCGAGGGCCCCGGCCGCAGGCGCCAGGGGTTGGAGGGGAACCACTCGGTCGCGGTCGCGGCCCAGGCCGCCTGCATGGCCTGTGGATGCGGCCCGGCGGTGCGGAAGACCGCCCACCTGCCGGCCGGTGCCTCGATGGTGTCGAGGTCGTCGGGGGCCGACGTGTCCCGGGAGACGGCGACCCCGTGCAGATAGGTCAGCTCGCTGCCCTCCGTGCCGTCGGGATCGAGGTCGTCGCAGACCTGCAGCAGGCCCCCCGGTTCGGTGTCGCCGAGGGCCTTCAACCGGAGGTGCTCCTGCTGCGACAGCGCGGCGACATGCCGCTGGATGTGCGGGTTGACGCCCTGGTGGACGAGCGGAACCCGGGCCGCGTGTCCGACCAACCGGAACGCGGGGCGGTCGACGAGGCGGGTGTCCATGGGAGTGCTCCCTTCGACGGTCAGGCGGAACCTGAGCCGCGGTTGTGTGCGCAGCGGGCCCCCGTCCCGACGCACGTCACCGGGGCCGGCGCCGTGGACCGCCCGGAAAGCACGTCCGAAGGCTTCGGTCGAGCCGTATCCGTGCCGGACGGCGATGCTCAACAACTCCTCCTCGCCCCGGACGACGTCGGCGGCGGCGACGGTCATGCGGCGCCGGCGTACGTACTCCGACAGCGGCATGTCGGCCAGCGACGAGAACATCCGGCGCAGGTGGTACTCGGTCGTGCCGAGTTCCCCGGCCAGTCCGTCGACGTCGAGCTCCTCGACGAGGTGCTCCTCGACGAGATCGACAAGCCGGTTGAGTGCCGAGATCACGGGGCCTCCTTTCGACGTCGACTCTGCCGGAAGCACCCCCGGCCGTACCCGATCGTTGCGGTCCGATCCGATCATCGCCCGCACGGCCCGTGAAGCCGGCGGAAAGGGTGCGGCCCTCGTCCGTGGCGAGGGCGGCCGAGAAGACGCGCGTGCGGCCGTCCCCGCGCCCCACGATTCCCCGATACGGCCGAGTGAACGGGGCGGGTATGCGTGCGGACCTCGGGGACGGGACGGCGGTGGCGGTGCGCCTGGCGGGAGGTGCGCCGCTGCGGGACGTGCCGGTTGTCACCGACCCCGGTGACTGGCTCGCGTTGGACGCGGGCGTGCGGGAGGTGGCCCGGTACCACCGGTCGCGGCCCCTGCCGGAGTGGGAGCACACCGCCCCGCTGCCCGCCGACCGGCTGTTGGAGCGTACCGGGCCCGAGCGGCCACGACACCTCCGGGTCGCCGCGTTCCGGCTCCTCGACGCGCGCGGCGGGGTCGTGGCGTTGCGAGCGGCGGTCGGGCTGTTGGAGGACCTGGACGGCAGTCGCAGGAACCGCCGCGACCTGCGAAGGCGCCGGATCACGAGGTGTGACGGAAGGCCCCACGCCCTCCACGGCACCGTTCCCCCTCGCGGCGCTCCGACTCCGGTTCCGTCCGTGCTCCACCCAAAGCCCTCGGCCGTCACCCCTGGGAGGCGGCCTCCCGGATCAGCGGCTCGAACTCCCGCCGCACGTAGGCGTCGAACGGCTCCGTCAACGCACCGTCGATCACCCGCCTCACCCGGTGCCCGGCCGCGAAGTCCTTGATCGCCGCGCGGGAGTCCGGCCCCACGCCCCCACCGATGATCAGCACCCCGAACTCCTCGGTCGCCAACAGCTTCCGGGCCTCCTCGTCGGTGCTCACGCCCTCGGCGTCAAAGCCGTCCGCCCGCAGCGTGGCCAGCACCTCCGTCACCCTGGCGGGTGTCCTTCCCAGCACCAGTGTCCTCATGGCCGTTCCTCTCCGGTACGTCGGCATCGACGCATCCGAGCCTAGGAAGTCAACCGGGCTTGAGGTCAACCCCGGCTCCCGCCCCGCCCCGGCAGCCACCCGGTCCGCCCGGCGGGCCAGGCGCCCCGGTCACCGCGGTCGGGCCACGGAGGCCACACTGCGCCGAGGGGTGGCGGGCCGTCGTTCCCCACGGCCCGTGACGGCCCGTGCTGCCCGGTCCCGGCACTCGCCGAGGCGATAGAGGTGGAAGCGCGAGCCGGCGCGATGGGGTGGAAACGGCTCGGGGGCGAGGGTGCGCAGGTGGACCGCGTCCTCGAACGAGGATGCGAGGGAACCGTGGACGACGCGGGCGCTGGTCTCGATCACCACCAGGCACGGCACGCGGCCGCGGGACCGCTGGATGTTCCCGAGGATCTCGGGAACCGGGGGCGAGGTACGGGTCAGGTCGAGACCGTCCGGGGTGAAGGCCGGTCCCCAGGAGGGCTCCACGACGTAGACGTCGCGCTCGCTGCGGGCGGGAAGCGCGTC carries:
- a CDS encoding carbohydrate ABC transporter permease; its protein translation is MSATGSALPCPRLLGRTTVNAVVALSVLYTLLPVLWLVLAAAKSRDALFGSDLLSPSDFSFPSNLGDLFAMDGGQYGRWYANSLLYAVVGAAVGALISVACGYAFDKYAFRHKEKLFGLVLAAVMVPQTVLALPLYLMASGAGLVNTFWAVFIPVLFNPFGVYLGRIFSRGYVPDEVLEAARVDGAGELTAYVRVALRMLGPGLVTVFLFQLTAIWNNFFLPMVMLSDQDLYPVSLGLYAWNSSASVSPEYYPVVIMGSLLAVLPLILAFVLLQRFWRSGLTAGSVK
- a CDS encoding MFS transporter — translated: MTAPAAGPARARLQSPSQSPAEAAPVNSRSRVLVASLIGTTIEFYDFYIYATAAVLVFPTLFFPSSDATTALLSSFAVFGAAMIARPIGAIVFGHLGDRLGRKGTLVASLLTMGIATFLIGVLPTYAQAGWIATALLVLMRLAQGFALGGEWSGAALVATENAPAGKRALWGTFPQLGAPFGFIIGNGLFLIIGALLPSEAGADPSQPSDAFLSWGWRIPFLFSAVMVAIGLWVRMRLVESQVFAKTQETGKVRKLPLATVFRHHWRQLLLGTFAMLATYVLFYLMTTFSLSYGRTAEDADVPGLGYGYTTFVLMMIFGVLFFAAFTLVSGPLADRYGRRKTLAWVTAGIVVFGLVWVPLIGLGTLGVVLWLVLGFTLMGMTFGPMGALLPELFPTSVRYTGSGISYNVSSILGAAVAPFVAVALWEAGDGSPWLVGVYLSVMAVLTLTALLLGKETKDLALDEGEVPEPHARTEAPSA
- a CDS encoding hydroxyacid dehydrogenase, translating into MSEATPGPGFRPRAALAMSPDAAAAVLDPETLRAFGTVCELAPPPVLDDLTTERARSVLADVDLLITGWGCPPLDASVLHAAPRLRAVVHTAGSVRGHVTDACWERGIEVSSAAAANAVPVAEYTLGMILLTGKRVLERAREYRASRDRGDWLRTPRGVGNYHRTVGILSASLIGRRVIELLRPHDVEVLLHDPYVDDAAAAGLGVRRVELPELFARCDTVSVHTPLLPTTRGLVDRSLIDAMPHGAVLINTSRGAVVDQEALTDAVLAGRIRAVLDVTDPEVLPPHHPLWDCENALITPHLAGSQGNEWRRLADLALAETTRWASGSGFLYPVRRERLAFIA
- a CDS encoding DUF2264 domain-containing protein; the encoded protein is MSIPFDLPAEDRVSSPYTGYTRAHWEAVADGLLTAAWRWSTPGDALLDLPGRPSRSGVRSDGLEGYARTFLAAAFRVAGAGGDDPHGRLERYARGLAAGTRTPGRDDTESWPLILDHDVQGQPMVESASVALGLRLTAPWLWENLDEDVRDRAEQWLRGALRHTPAPNNWYLFPYTVAGFLESVGRGDAETAAARERALELMEGWYLGEGWYSDGDGRAFDHYNGWALHLYPVLDAHLAGDDELGARYGARLRAHLEGFASTFGADGAPLHFGRSLTYRFAASAAVGLGALTGHTPLTPGASRRLASGGLRHFLDRGALTGDGLLSPGWYGPHEATLQSYSGPASPYWASKAFVSLLAPADHPLWTEVERAAPVEEADRVLALPVPGLLVQSTRGDGIVRLHNHGSDHVRPHEGEAAAEEDPHYGRQAYSTRTGPTAPGNVADNHLSVEVDGRRSVRRRIHPLGAGGGAGWGWAASWHRPVFAGGPPMVPGLRVESVTVARGPYELRVHRVTGAPAGARVTHTGWATGPEEDLVSALHPLHGWDPAPETVRAPQGTAWTRWARVPRLTGAADGASPYACLAVLTAGPNPVPLAEAVTETTADAGGVEVVWAGGARTRVAFDPVRVTHVED
- a CDS encoding substrate-binding domain-containing protein encodes the protein MREPVDLRRQRILAAVRARGTARVRDLADELQVSVVTVRRDVEELTREGKLRRGHGIVRSTVPVPEVPAGDVADGDRVAVVVPERHTYLTETLHGARTVLEEAGLRFALHIAPQVAGAERPLVERALADGARGLLLAPRWRGRADEEGDYGWLAGLDVPTVLMERRPRPGSALHALDSVCSDHWYGAHLAVEHLVGLGHRRIVFATRDDSPTARTLRAAFAQIAAAHPLVEEWAWMLSSPEAGDEGPYAADETAEPSALLRKVGATAMVLHGDVDALMIVQRLAEEAVGVPQDCSVVAYDDVVAGLGTPPLTAVSPPKGEVGRVAADLLLRRLTDSRGTAVRRVELLPRLSVRGSTRAVDRPTG
- a CDS encoding ABC transporter substrate-binding protein — encoded protein: MPGRHSRRSALAALATVPLTGAVSACSGGDGARRRGTGRTTRITFWSALRGSREVVDAFNGTHDRIQVDFQQIPSGGQGGYAKLSNAARAGNAPDVATIEYPQVPGYAIDGVARDVTDLVGDGLRRRLLPQALGLTTFEGRVFSVPLDVEPMVMHYRVDLFDHYGLTVPRTWEEFAELARSVHRKAPDRRLALFPTDGMTQFAAYAWQAGAHWFDTSRGAWNVSLADAPTRRVARYWQELIDRDDVFVNAVESRQADAQIGDGLVLTRLSGAWDAGAQMNARPGQRGRWRIAPLPQWDTGSPAVGTHGGSTFAVTKDSRHPEAAMEFIEWQVSHPDALRARLSSGTSSQYPAAPDLVAVGREAFDRSYYGGQDVYRLFEQEAERIREGWVWGPRMSATQKIMQDSFARVGAGQGSLVDSMRTAQEGTMPDLRALGLSTTQHST
- a CDS encoding carbohydrate ABC transporter permease; translation: MTTTIRPRGPAGTPNAVAPTPAPSSVRARRAARRRRATACGVLMAPFFALLVTVFLIPVGTAVRLSFYSDDQPGLGFGPERTVFVGLRGYAAVLTDPTFLGGLGTVALYCLFYIPLMVVGALALALLLDSGVVRLRSWAQLGLFLPHAVPGIIAALIWLYLYTPGISPVIDLFARADITLDFLGVHTVLPSIVNIALWSNLGYNTMIFYAALQAVPREVIEASVVDGAGPVRTALQVKTPLVRASIVMVAMFTLIWALQLFTEPMLLSQSSPMISSRFSPSMYIYDAAFTRNNYSLAAAASVVLLVFTIALSYGVTRFTSRADAAEEAR